In Hymenobacter gelipurpurascens, one DNA window encodes the following:
- a CDS encoding APC family permease produces MSEKQGHFQRAITLFDAVMIVTGSMIGSGIFIVSAGIAKLVGSAGWLLVVWLITGFITLAGAVSYGELSSMFPKVGGQYVYLREAYNKLVAFLYGWTLFLVIQTGVIAAVAVAFARFTGVLLPWFSEKNVLFSVGSFEFSTVQLLAIALLVVLTYINSRGVRSGKLISNIFGSTKLVALGLLILGGLALGINQEAMSLNFQDMWQAASFDKLGQSTPLSTSALITAIGLAMTGSLFSSDAWNNIGFSGDEIVKPERTIVLSMALGTAIVTALYILINIVYLLVLPLKGDPEATTVMGRGIMYATNERVATAVAESILGQVGAYVMAILIMISTFSADNSILLSGARAYYAMAADGLFFPGMARLNKAGVPGVALWAQCAWASLLCLSGSYGDLLNYVMFSVILFYVITIIGIFVLRRTRPDAPRPYRAFGYPIIPLLYVILASAFCFILLTDPENSKFALRGLGLVAVGVPVYYLFGKRFAPRQPEKVA; encoded by the coding sequence ATGTCTGAAAAACAAGGCCATTTCCAGCGGGCCATTACGCTGTTTGACGCCGTCATGATTGTAACCGGCAGCATGATTGGCTCCGGTATCTTCATTGTGTCGGCGGGCATTGCCAAGCTAGTCGGTTCGGCGGGCTGGCTGCTGGTAGTTTGGCTGATTACAGGCTTTATCACGCTGGCTGGCGCCGTGAGCTACGGCGAGCTATCCTCTATGTTTCCGAAGGTAGGAGGCCAGTACGTGTACCTGCGAGAGGCCTACAACAAGCTGGTGGCGTTTCTCTACGGCTGGACGCTGTTCCTTGTGATACAGACCGGCGTAATTGCGGCCGTAGCGGTGGCCTTCGCCCGTTTCACGGGGGTTTTGCTGCCGTGGTTCAGCGAAAAGAATGTGCTGTTTAGTGTGGGCTCGTTTGAGTTTAGCACGGTACAGCTTCTGGCTATTGCGCTGCTGGTGGTGCTCACCTACATCAACTCCCGGGGTGTGCGCAGCGGCAAGCTGATTTCCAACATCTTCGGCAGCACCAAACTGGTGGCATTGGGCCTGCTGATTTTGGGTGGTCTGGCACTGGGCATCAACCAGGAAGCTATGAGCCTAAACTTCCAGGACATGTGGCAAGCGGCCAGCTTCGATAAGCTAGGCCAGTCTACCCCCCTGAGCACCTCGGCGCTTATCACGGCCATTGGCCTGGCCATGACCGGCTCCCTGTTCAGCTCCGATGCCTGGAACAACATTGGCTTCTCCGGCGACGAAATTGTGAAGCCCGAGCGCACTATTGTGCTGAGCATGGCCCTGGGCACGGCCATCGTGACGGCGCTTTACATCCTCATTAACATTGTGTACCTGCTGGTATTGCCCCTGAAAGGCGACCCCGAGGCAACTACCGTCATGGGCCGCGGCATTATGTATGCCACCAATGAGCGGGTAGCTACAGCCGTAGCGGAAAGCATTCTAGGCCAGGTTGGTGCCTACGTAATGGCTATCCTGATCATGATCAGCACGTTCAGCGCCGACAATAGCATTCTGCTCTCCGGCGCGCGCGCCTACTACGCCATGGCCGCCGATGGCCTGTTTTTCCCCGGTATGGCCCGCCTTAACAAAGCTGGCGTGCCCGGCGTGGCCCTGTGGGCCCAGTGCGCGTGGGCCAGCCTGCTCTGTCTCTCCGGTTCCTACGGCGACCTGCTCAACTACGTCATGTTCTCCGTGATTCTGTTTTACGTCATCACTATCATCGGCATTTTTGTGCTGCGCCGCACCCGCCCCGATGCGCCGCGGCCCTACCGTGCGTTTGGCTACCCCATTATCCCGCTGCTGTACGTCATCCTGGCCTCGGCCTTCTGCTTCATTCTGCTCACTGACCCCGAGAACTCCAAGTTTGCCCTGCGTGGCCTAGGCCTAGTGGCTGTGGGTGTACCGGTGTACTACCTGTTCGGGAAGCGTTTTGCACCACGCCAGCCGGAGAAAGTAGCCTAG
- a CDS encoding carboxypeptidase-like regulatory domain-containing protein — MNENTTTPVENEELTPELMQEEEENLSSGNRRLGIIVGTIVLVVGMGYALLPAKATEQIINVMPSMELGSATVTASRPTDEAPQAATVVAEEEVEEEKEAPKTAAELKVAAAAKAAAAREAAKRTVAPVAPEIATSEVEVEPVPAAVVAEPAAPTTVTISGRILNENGRPMAGATVLLKGSKKAVGTDANGNYTMEVPAGDNTLVYGYGGYQDQEMRARGAQPLNVTLIPDENAGKRRRR; from the coding sequence ATGAATGAGAACACTACTACCCCAGTTGAAAACGAAGAACTAACCCCCGAGCTGATGCAGGAGGAGGAAGAAAACCTCTCCTCCGGAAATCGTCGTCTGGGTATCATTGTGGGCACTATTGTGCTGGTAGTAGGCATGGGCTACGCGCTGCTGCCGGCCAAGGCTACGGAGCAGATTATCAATGTAATGCCCAGTATGGAGCTAGGCTCTGCCACCGTAACGGCCTCTAGGCCAACCGACGAAGCGCCGCAGGCCGCCACCGTAGTGGCCGAGGAAGAAGTGGAGGAGGAGAAAGAAGCTCCCAAAACGGCTGCTGAGCTGAAAGTCGCCGCCGCAGCCAAAGCTGCCGCCGCGCGCGAAGCCGCCAAGCGCACCGTAGCGCCGGTAGCCCCCGAAATAGCGACCAGTGAAGTGGAAGTGGAGCCAGTACCGGCCGCCGTGGTTGCGGAGCCTGCTGCCCCTACCACCGTCACCATATCCGGCCGCATTCTCAACGAAAATGGCCGCCCCATGGCTGGTGCTACCGTGCTCCTGAAAGGATCCAAGAAAGCCGTCGGAACGGATGCCAACGGTAACTACACGATGGAAGTACCTGCCGGCGACAACACGCTGGTGTATGGCTACGGTGGATATCAGGACCAGGAAATGCGCGCCCGCGGTGCGCAGCCCCTCAACGTAACGCTGATACCCGACGAAAATGCGGGTAAGCGCCGTCGGCGCTAA
- a CDS encoding NAD(P)/FAD-dependent oxidoreductase: MHLVIIGNGITGVTCALTVRRLHPDARITLVSDESPYHISRPALMYTYMGHIRPQDLKPYGDWFWPENSLELVQATATHIEAEHHLVHLSTGAPLAYDKLLVATGSVSRFERWPGQELQGVQGLYGLQDLERMHRETHGVGQAVVVGGGLIGVELAEMLHSRGIAVTMLVRDTHYWGSVLPPEEAALVNRQLQAHHIHMHYSTELAEILGDSAGRVRAVRTTDGREIACQWVGLATGVTPNLSLAQASGLETARGILVNEHLQTNQPDVYAAGDCAQHRQTGLGQVPVEQLWYTGRQQGETVAYAICGQPQAYQRGVWFNSAKFFQLEYQTYGQVPARTPSGTHSFCWQHPNGQLLLRINFWADDNHAVTGMNTLGIRQRHDVWDQWLRQGTPVTQVLAELGAANFDPEFFQQHEAAIVGQFNEQFPQHPVALKRRKGLFSFGA; this comes from the coding sequence ATGCACCTGGTCATTATCGGCAATGGCATCACGGGCGTTACGTGCGCCCTCACGGTGCGCCGCCTCCACCCCGACGCCCGCATTACGCTCGTTTCCGACGAAAGCCCCTACCATATTTCGCGGCCCGCCCTGATGTATACCTACATGGGCCACATACGCCCCCAGGACCTGAAACCCTACGGCGACTGGTTCTGGCCAGAAAACAGCCTGGAACTGGTGCAGGCCACCGCCACGCACATAGAGGCCGAGCACCATCTGGTACACCTGAGCACCGGCGCCCCCCTAGCCTACGACAAGCTGCTGGTGGCTACCGGCTCCGTAAGCCGCTTCGAGAGATGGCCCGGCCAGGAGCTGCAGGGCGTGCAGGGTTTATATGGTCTACAGGACCTGGAACGCATGCACCGCGAAACTCACGGCGTAGGCCAGGCAGTAGTAGTGGGTGGCGGCCTGATTGGCGTGGAGCTGGCCGAGATGCTGCACTCCCGCGGCATTGCCGTCACCATGCTCGTGCGCGACACGCACTATTGGGGCTCGGTACTGCCGCCCGAAGAAGCAGCACTCGTGAACCGCCAGCTACAGGCCCATCACATACACATGCACTACAGCACAGAGTTGGCTGAAATACTCGGCGACTCTGCAGGCCGCGTGCGGGCCGTGCGCACCACCGATGGCCGGGAAATCGCCTGCCAGTGGGTAGGCTTGGCCACGGGCGTAACCCCCAACCTTTCACTGGCTCAGGCCTCGGGCCTGGAAACGGCACGCGGCATTCTGGTGAACGAGCATCTGCAAACCAATCAGCCCGATGTATACGCCGCCGGCGACTGCGCCCAACACCGCCAGACTGGCCTAGGCCAGGTACCCGTAGAGCAATTGTGGTATACCGGACGGCAGCAGGGTGAGACAGTGGCCTACGCCATTTGCGGGCAGCCCCAGGCTTACCAGCGTGGGGTGTGGTTCAACTCGGCCAAGTTCTTTCAGCTCGAATACCAAACCTACGGCCAGGTGCCTGCGCGCACGCCCTCAGGAACACACTCTTTCTGCTGGCAGCACCCCAACGGGCAACTCCTGCTGCGCATAAACTTCTGGGCTGATGACAACCACGCGGTTACGGGCATGAATACGCTGGGCATCCGGCAGCGCCACGATGTCTGGGACCAGTGGCTGCGCCAGGGTACGCCCGTCACGCAGGTACTGGCCGAGCTGGGCGCTGCCAACTTCGACCCGGAGTTTTTCCAACAGCATGAGGCCGCTATTGTAGGCCAGTTCAACGAGCAGTTTCCGCAGCACCCGGTGGCCCTCAAGCGCCGGAAAGGGCTGTTTTCATTCGGCGCGTAA
- a CDS encoding 4Fe-4S binding protein, with protein MLPSLSLPTPPLPTVSATEKLLLTIIGLGLLALLPATFAADAWLAQMSLYAAMTLVSMGTLLWAARKFAGKPAGVQQDNLWLRSSTSRGAVAWLTAVVLTGFYVLLYWFSSPDEQGNFGFLNSLVHSLDPLSQAIRQRPSDQWFLYGTFYTLAILLMGGRALWKYRHSPYQRIRTASVMFFQLGFAWLLPGVLLAFQRPEYYFSYFWPLKYDYLFPGTVGYLLKDGGPGLGVFMVFWGAVMSFVGTPILTYFFGKRWYCSWVCGCGGLAETAGDPYRHLSDKSREAWRWEVRIIYPILAFIVLVTVLLWLGVAGTLPAWFTTVQPSSITLFSNLSPVDALSKFYGFAIGAVFSGVVGVGFYPLMGSRVWCRFGCPMAAYLGILQKYLSRFRITTNGAQCISCGNCSNVCEMGIDVKQYAQRGEPIIRASCVGCGMCSTVCPRGVLNLENGPRDGRYQGSQLITAESLRILS; from the coding sequence ATGCTTCCTTCGCTTTCCCTGCCCACTCCACCGCTGCCCACGGTATCTGCCACCGAAAAGCTCCTGCTGACGATCATCGGGCTGGGACTTTTGGCACTGCTGCCCGCCACCTTCGCCGCCGATGCCTGGCTGGCCCAAATGAGCCTCTACGCGGCTATGACCTTGGTAAGCATGGGCACCTTGTTGTGGGCAGCGCGCAAATTTGCGGGCAAGCCTGCCGGGGTGCAGCAGGATAATCTGTGGCTGCGCAGTAGCACCAGCCGGGGTGCCGTGGCCTGGCTCACGGCGGTGGTGCTCACGGGCTTTTATGTGCTGCTGTACTGGTTCAGCAGCCCCGATGAACAGGGAAATTTTGGGTTTCTCAATAGCCTGGTGCATTCCCTCGATCCGCTCAGCCAGGCCATTCGGCAGCGTCCCTCCGACCAGTGGTTTCTCTACGGCACGTTCTATACGCTGGCCATTCTGCTGATGGGCGGCCGCGCCCTCTGGAAGTACCGGCACTCACCGTATCAACGCATCCGGACGGCCTCGGTCATGTTCTTTCAGTTGGGGTTTGCCTGGCTATTGCCGGGTGTGCTGCTGGCTTTTCAGCGGCCCGAGTATTACTTCAGCTACTTCTGGCCCCTGAAATACGACTACCTGTTTCCGGGTACCGTGGGCTATCTGCTGAAGGATGGGGGCCCTGGCCTGGGCGTGTTTATGGTGTTCTGGGGCGCGGTCATGTCGTTTGTCGGCACGCCCATTCTCACCTATTTCTTCGGGAAGCGCTGGTACTGCTCCTGGGTGTGTGGCTGCGGTGGCTTGGCCGAAACCGCCGGCGACCCCTACCGCCACCTCTCCGACAAAAGCCGCGAAGCCTGGCGCTGGGAGGTTCGCATCATCTACCCCATCCTGGCCTTTATCGTGCTCGTAACGGTGCTGTTGTGGCTGGGGGTAGCCGGGACGTTGCCGGCCTGGTTCACCACGGTCCAACCTTCCTCCATCACCCTGTTCAGCAACCTGAGCCCGGTAGACGCGCTCAGCAAGTTCTACGGGTTTGCCATTGGGGCCGTGTTTTCGGGCGTAGTTGGGGTGGGCTTCTACCCCCTGATGGGCAGCCGCGTGTGGTGCCGCTTCGGGTGCCCGATGGCCGCTTACCTAGGCATCTTGCAGAAATATCTCTCGCGCTTCCGCATCACCACCAACGGCGCCCAATGCATCAGCTGCGGCAATTGCTCCAACGTCTGCGAGATGGGTATTGATGTAAAGCAGTACGCCCAGCGCGGCGAGCCCATCATTCGGGCCTCCTGCGTGGGCTGCGGGATGTGCTCCACAGTATGCCCCCGCGGCGTGCTCAACCTAGAAAACGGCCCGCGTGATGGCCGCTACCAAGGCTCCCAGCTGATTACGGCCGAAAGCCTGCGGATATTGAGCTAG